ACAAAACGCCATATTTATACCTTTTCCGACTGCATGAGCGCTCAACCAAGGGGTGGGTTTTCGCCCGCTACGAAATGTATGTTAAACCTGAACAGACTACTCGAATAAAACTATAAGGTTCTGAGCCCAGTCCGTTCAAACACATTAAGTGTTTTACATAAAGTGAAGTGAAAAATGCCTCCCAAGACTAGTGGAAAGGCAGCCAAAAAGGCTGGAAAGGCTCAGAAGAACATCACCAAGAACgacaagaagaagaagcgCAAGAGGAAGGAGAGCTATGCCATCTATATTTACAAAGTTCTGAAGCAAGTCCATCCTGACACTGGTATTTCGTCGAAAGCGATGAGCATCATGAACAGCTTTGTAAATGACATCTTCGAGCGCATTGCTGCCGAGGCGTCTCGCTTGGCTCATTACAACAAGCGCTCAACCATCACCAGTCGGGAAATCCAAACGGCTGtgcgcctgctgctgccgggAGAGCTGGCCAAGCACGCTGTTAGTGAGGGAACCAAGGCTGTCACCAAGTACACCAGCTCCAAGTAAATTGGTTTCGAACAAAACCCAAAAAGGCCCTTTTCAGGGCCACAAAATGTTCTTCCAAAGAAATTCCATTTTCAATATATAATTTCAT
This region of Drosophila miranda strain MSH22 chromosome 2, D.miranda_PacBio2.1, whole genome shotgun sequence genomic DNA includes:
- the LOC117187305 gene encoding histone H2B; amino-acid sequence: MPPKTSGKAAKKAGKAQKNITKNDKKKKRKRKESYAIYIYKVLKQVHPDTGISSKAMSIMNSFVNDIFERIAAEASRLAHYNKRSTITSREIQTAVRLLLPGELAKHAVSEGTKAVTKYTSSK